The Spea bombifrons isolate aSpeBom1 chromosome 4, aSpeBom1.2.pri, whole genome shotgun sequence genome segment CCTATAGAGACCTACGTCTATGCCCACGCAGTGCGTCTCTGGCTCGTGTTACTAACTCAAATTTGAGGGCTTTCAGGGTTTTCTTTACCCAACCGCAAACAAGACTCTTTATATTCGGTGTGGCGGGGGCTTCTGTTCTCCCTGCGTTTTCTGCTTGGCTTCTTATTCTGTCTGACAGGCTGTCGAGTGAAATCAGGCTCTCCCGGCTCGTTGAACAGCGGCACACAAAGGCTTCCCAGCCTCGCAGAGAGCTGCTTACTTCTTTACCGACGCTCAGGTTTCAAGCCGCCCTCCATCCATGAAGCATGGCATGCAGTGTATGCGGACATGTCCTCCTTAGAACGGAGTGACGGCAAGAGGCCGTGgctatacaatatattataatcTGCGACTCTCCTTTCACATCTGCATTTGTTAGAGTCCCTCCATTTcttcaaatgtgcatatattgtgACGCAGAGGACAATGAGTGTTGGAagagaaggggttaagcaacaGGTTGTGTTTAGTTACTAAACTGAGCGTTTGAACATTCTTGGATTCAACTCAGGCCTAATAATCCTTATAGAAAACAAACCCTGTTGAGCTCCCTCTGCCAAAGGGGCTGTGTTGGCCCCGTACAATGCATAGATCAATTAGAGTTCTTAacctaactatacattatacagggccagcctggTTCTTATTGCTCACTGGGGTTCTCAACGCAAAAGGGTTTAAGTGCGGAATCTCCAGCTTTAGTGAGTAAACCTCACAATGTAATGTTTAACCCCCtcaatactgttttttttttttttttttttttttttttttaattgtattatttttatatatgtaagttTTATGGGTTTTTAGGTAATGTCGATGCTTCCATTGCAGGAGCTGCGCACCCACCAGTCCCTCCTGCAGCCAAGGAGGAGCTGGAGAAGATTAAGACAGCGGTAGAAGAGGAGCTGAAACGTCTGGAGGACGAAATAGCTGCCGGTAGGTGAAAGGACACACGGGACTGGTCATGCCTGacattttatacagtatatgaaacatatatccttattgtgtttataatgaAAACAGCCTCGGTGGAAAATGTTAtacattaaaaggcattttattttaaaatctctTGCCTTTTAAGAGACCGCTGTCTACATATCGCAACCTTCCTGTAAGTGCCAGACTTTAAGTATTAAGCCTTTgggttagatatatatatatagatatagatatatagatatagatatatagatatatatatatatatatatatatatatatatatatatatatataatacatacatacataatctAGAAACCTTTGCAGCAGATGTATAGATCAGAGGTTAAACGTAAAAGTGTATTAGGTGAATAGGTTGGGTTGTATGACTACCATTTGTATTAACTTCTGGAATCAGAGAGCGAGTTTTGGTCTTAGCCCAAGCTTCCAGAAACCAGTATcgagtttaatttattttttttaatgtgcgcCGAGCCAATTCCTTAAGTTGCTTTGTTTCTCGGCTTGTCATCCAGCCTTCCCGACCACAGGGTTTGACATGCACACCTCCCCCGTCTTTAGCCCAGCAAGTCCGGAAAGCTCCATCGAGGAATGTTTGTCCCAACTTTCTGAGAAACTGAGTCTGGAAATCCGCGATCCGCTGGACAAAGCCACCGATGCGCTCCTGAACACGTAGGTTCCTACAGCATGAGTGCCTGCTCTGTACCTTGTGCGAAATATCCCGCGCTCAGACTCTTCTCAGAATATACACTTCAAGCACCTTGTTACCTGGGCATTGTATCGGTTATTGCTCTGAGTTCACAGATGATTGGAATAATGGctcatttttttaagaaaagacaCAATTATGGTGAAAATCCCACCAAGCATGCTTGTGTTGAGCCAGACAACAATCATAATCATTCCGCTTTTTTCTATGACATGATCCACATGACACATTCAAAActacataataaaacatacaattctGTACCCATATACATATTTCTtcataattagtttttttgtgaTGTAGATAATTTCTAATGCAGAactgttatttttaatgaataaaaaaacacatttcaagcTATAACGGCTGTCCTAAGTTTATTAGCAATGAGCTCAAACGGTGTCCTAATCTCTTTACAGGAGTCTGAGCTACGAAGTGTTCAAGAAGCAAACTGAGGACGCTGCCGCGCTAACCGCCGGGTGGAATAAGGTACCGCGCCATCTTGGGACACTTAAtccccctttttttaaatgtatttttacttttgtcCCTATGAGCAGTAACATTAAGTTTCTGCCTCTATCAGGAGGTCACTTAAGTTTGCAGACTTTTAGGTTATGGCCTCAAGGTAACTTTATTGGGTCCCTTCCAATGGGTACGTACACTGTTGGCGGTTTAACCACAGGGTTAATATTGATTAATGCATGGTACCTGGTGCAATAATACGTTACAGTACCTATAAACCACTGGCTAGTGAGACAGcaggattacatttttttaacccaaatacctgtgatattttttttttattttcacttgaCGTGCGCATTCTTCCATGCCAGTGATTACTGACCGTGCCTTTCCCTCTGGTGATAGAAGTATTATCGCTGTCCTGGGGCTAAGGAGGTGCACGCAGCTGGCTCTTCACAATCCCCAGCATCAGCGCCGTGTTTGGCTCATATTTAAttggattaataaaaaaaaaatcagttttctctctctcaatcTAGAAACGCACCACACACACGCAGCAGGTCCTTTATTAATGGGTTTGGCTTTACGTTTGCTTTTTTCCACTTATGATAATATAGTGTATGCATCaactaaattatttatatatatatattttatttatttattttttttggcatgTTGCCATGTCGGCTGTATCATGGTTTAAAGTGTTAGCTTCAGAGCCAGCAAAGCTATATGCAGTTCTTTTGGATAGTTTGTTTTGTATGGCATTCTGTATAGTAAGAATTGCTTTTGATTCATGTTAAGatgctgtcccccccccccccccccttcttgcCCTGTGCAGGTTCTGGTCCCGCTTGTCCTCTCGCAAAGACTTCTCCTGGAGCTCACAAGACGAGGCAAGCCGTGCCTGGAAACTCTGGTGCAGCTCACCGTTACGTACATAGAGGAGCTGTGCGCGGACTTCGTTATACAGCAGGGAGGATGGGTACGTGCGGCTACTCAAACTAATCAACGTGAAAAGTAgactctggggggggggttattacttgaTTTTTATGGACAACCCTTAAAAACAAATTGCAGATCTTAGTGTGAGTGGTGGAGGCTGTGGCTGAACAGTGAGTGTGAGAACGATACAGAAGCCACGGTGCAGATTTCATGAACGGTATAAGACATCGGTCATCTTCCCCCAGTATGGGACGACACATGTCGTTACTAAGGTTActggttattttttctttggttttattGCTTGCTGTAAAAGGGAAAGGTGGAAAAAGCCTCTCCGGTTCAGGGGCTGTGTGCTGGGAGCACGCATGTGACATGTTAGCATGCTCTCCAGCCGTGACTGTACGTGCGCCGTCGGCTTCACCTTCATCCCCTGCAGATTATACCGGAGGATTAGGGCAGTGATTCCAGCAATCTGGCTTTCACTGCGCAGAAGGTAAAGCCCCAGATGCGAGGCGGTCATTCCCTGATGGATTAAGCTGCGAGCATTTGATTTTTGAGATACTCGGTACCGCTGTCTCTTGCGCAGACCCTCTGCTTACACCGGTGTGCTTCGGGGCTTCCCTTCTTCGGACTGCGCTATAGACACTCTAACCTCATCCGTACCGATCACCAGGTTAGGCTACGGCACGCCGAGGGTTAAGTGCAGCGGAagacactttatatataatatgggcTGTTTGATGGTTTGAACTCTTAATTCCATAaaggaaatgttttgtttactcCCAGAAAGATAATTCCCTCTGAATATAAAATGTGAAGCAGGGAAGGAATCGGCAGAAAGAAGACATTGCGGGTTCATCGGGTTATTGGGGGTTAAGGAGCCCCTATGACTTATTTAAACGACTAGACTAGAATGATGAAAACTGGAGAgttgcagcaaaaaaaaatcctattttaaGCTTTGTACACACTTAgaaaagattttatttaaaatgcttgAGAAATGCGTTGGGGTTTGGCCTGAGAGGCGTGAGGTTCATCAATTAATCAGAGATTGTGCGGATTAAACGGGGCAATTCCTTCTTATCTGGCGTTTTTAATATACAGCTACGCGTTTCGACTTCAGCGGCGACTTCCCGTAAAAGGCTTCAGGTTATTGCGGGTTTTTCGTCTGCCGCCACCGGCTCGGAGCAGGCAAATTATcttattgtttcctttttttttcttttcttctaatggtctaatttttctttaatgtattCCGAAGGGTTCCAGCCTTGCGCATGTTCAGTGCTGCGATTACCATCATTCTCAGCCAGCagctgatataaaaaaaaaattcagacattgtgacagttcttttttttctttttttttttatttctggctGGCCGGTGCTTGCGCTCTAAACGCCGCTTCCCAGCACTGCTTTGGCATCCGATCCGCTCGTTGTTTGCCCTGTAGCTGAGTCACATCATAAACAAAAGTGGGTCGCCGTGCACGTGCCTGCGCGCGCTCGCCTCCCGCACTCCGCTGCTCCCGGGTGCAGAGCAGACGTATTGCTGCTTCTTACACTTCCACTGGAAGCCACAGCCGCCTGACCTGGTAAGAGAACGCTGACTAGCGACTGTCAGCTCTTGTGCTCCAGTCTGACGGTATGATAAAGAGGAAAGAATTCAACACCAGCCAAGGAAATATTGAATCCGCCGCGTTCTCCAACCTTTTACATTTTCGGTAACGCGGTAACTCTTTAAATGCCAGATGGCATTTCCTCTACAGCTTCCAGCTATGAAGCGGTTAAAGGCTCGTTGACTAACTTCACGTCGCTGCCTCAGAGCTGCCGTTCCtattaattaaccctttgctgtgTTTTTGTACATAGTTTTTAAactgattaattttttttttatttagaccaattttttggggtttttttggctggtttaggtttttaaaatgtttccgcGTTTCGTCTGCCCGGGTTGTTTTTATTAGGATCGGGTCACATGCATTAAAACTGTAACCGCGGCAAGTTTGGGTACGACGTTTTCTGTATAGAAAGGGTTAGGCCCGTTTTTATCTGTTATTTcccaaaatattactttattgttTAGGCGACTTCACACCCCGGCCCAAAACTCTGCTTTTTTTCGGCTGCCGTGTTGCTCCTTAAACACCCTGCGTAGCTCTTTAAACCGGTGGGTAACGAATACATTTGGTGACGTTAAGTATATTTCGGAACGAGCTCTTCTGTGTTTGCGTCGGGTCTGTCCGagcgatttatttattttcatggcGTGTAGATCTGCAAATACAACACGGATAAGCAGAAATAACATGTGAGGCTTCCCGTGGAGGGAGCGTGTACACAAGCCTCAAGGTTAACTAAGGgaaattgccttttaatgctaACGTACCCCCCCCCGTTTAACATTTTTACCGCCTCTAGAGTGAACACGGATTCGCTTAATCTCCCTTCTTCCCATAAAAGAGttaatttttcattaatttcatgttttttttgttttgtttttttgcttttaatacTTCTTTGACCTTCAGAGAGAGTTTTCTCACGGTTGGGCGGCAGAAATAATCTGACATCCCAACGGTTGCTGCTTTATAGCCCGACAGAGCTGAACAACTACTCCTTTAGCCAGTTCGCGAAACGCGTTGCCGTTATACGCGGGGAGaagtttaaccctttagctGTTGCGTATTCTGCAGGCTAACGGCTGCTAATCCTCAGTGGAAAGTTGTCTGGCGTACGAGCCATGCGTGTACTACATACTAAATACATAGCGTGCAGCTTCAGAACACGGGAGGAAGGACCtctatatatttctttacaaTGCGTTCCCAAATATTGACACTTATAGGATCTGCAGGTAAATCCGCGACCTTTTATCCGAAGTTTGCATGCTTTATACAGGATAGGGGAGTAGATCTCTAGGTGTTGTCAGCGGATCCTGACCCGGCAGGCTCTGGGTTAGAACGCTTTACTATCTGCCCCGTTGGATCCTGACCCGGCAGGCTCTGGGTTAGAACTCTTTACTTTCTGCCCCGTTGCGGCCGTTCGGGAAGCCCGTACAGGGTTTGGTTACCATGTAAGGCTGCTGGCAGCGAGCGGCGCTCGCATTCCCCACACATCTGCTCCTCTTCGCGTTCAGACGGCTGCGGCGACCTCGTACCTCCCGTCTAATCCCTTCCGCTCCATCGCTCTGCTGAAAACGCATTTTGCCTCGATGGCGCTCTGGGGTCTCGATAAACACGGCTTGGAGgggtagaaacatttaaatacattaaatcacAGGAGAGACGTTTATTTCGAAGGATGAGATCTGTTGGAACAGGAAGCCGTAATCTAAAACGAGAGGGTCAGGGGCTATGTAtgaaagctttactttactgaggagATGGTCGGTAAGTGGAACGgcttcccagtagaagtggtaggagttaaggtttgattctttacagtagGAAATACTGTGGATgtgggccaaatggggccgatctgccgtctTTGGGTTCTGTGTCTCTTCTGTGATTGAAAAATGTGAAGTATACTAAAGCTGCAGATTGTGATGATTCGGCTCCCGTAGAGTTATCTGGTTTCCATATGCGGCCCTTTGGAAGTTTGTGGATGGAATCTGGATATTTATCGTAGATTTGGCAGGGCTTGTGCCGCACGCGTGTGCCAGTCACATTTTTTACAATCACCCCCCCCATAGTTGAGCCAGATCCCCCTCTCTGACCTTGGGGCTTAAATAACTAAATGGTGCTTGTGTTACCAGCTGAAGCCACGACTGTCTCTCTAcaggtaaatatttaaaaagatgaaGCGAGTGCTGTTAGAACGTATAAAAGTGAAATGCCCGCCAACCCCCTGGCTTCCTGGGATTTAGTGATACTGCGTGTTATGTAACGGGCTGGACGTCTGCGGCCCCCGCGGGGTAAGCAGGATATTAActgttattgcaaaaaaattcCAACGATTTAAGCAAAGTTTCCAGATAAGAGAAGAAAAAACCCACCTGGATTCTTTAAGCCTTTCTCGATCTCACTTCTCCGTATCCTttcaccgccccccccccatcacgGAATATTCTGAAACTTTTCCATTGTTGAAAACCTGGCTGGGAATGTTTTATTTGGCAGAACAGATTGGGTTCAATTTGAATCTTTATTGAAGGTTTTGTTTGAAGGCTCTCGGCGCGTGTGATTTGGGCTGGAAGTAGGGCCTGGGGCAGTTATTAAACCTTCCCGGAGTGTAAGACGAGGTCGAGGACCGAGGTGGTAGAAAACTGGGCAGGTTTATCTGCTGTTAGAAgctgtttatattatataatatatatatatatatataatatatctccACCAAGCCCTAAGCTTTACTGCTGGCTATCTAGGCAAATGCTAAAGCTCAGGGCAATAAAGGTGCAGTTGGGGCAGAATCCAGCCTCGCGCGTTCACCGTTGATAAATTGGATGGCagattgtaaaaataatatggaaTATTGGGCATTTGTGGCAATCGTTCAAATCTATGAAAACTATGCAAGATTACGGGGCTGTGTTACTGGGTCTTTAGGGGCCACGTTTTCCCGTAGGTGATCTTGGGCGAGATCTACAGACCGGGCCGTATATTAACTGAGAACGCGTTTACGGATTAAGGATGCAGTGTAAGGGTTTAGCCCTGCAGCGCGATGTTCTTCGTCGAACGTAATACTTTGTTGCAGGGAAATTTTCCGCTCTCGCCGCTGCTGCACCGTAAGCCAACGGAGCCGCCTCTGCCAGCGCCAACGGCGGGCATTGCCGGTAATTCTCAGCTCCGTCGAGAGGCGCTTTCTCGCTTACTGACTGCGCGAGTAGAGAGTACTGGAGCCAGTAACTGACGTCAAAACATCTCTGAAACTCTCTGGAGTCGGTAGAAACGCAGCGTTTCCAAGACCCGGGTCCTGGGAGGAAACTCTCGCATCTTAAACCCGTCTTAATATTACGAATCGGCAGCCTCTTGGTGTCTGGAATTGCTTGGCTGTCATAATGAAACCTCGCTTTATGCTTTCCGCTGTAGCCAAGAGTCTGGTGggatgtaaattatattttttttattatttgggttACTTCTGAAGCATGCTGATTATCTCGAAAGCTCCACAGCTGGTTGTGGAAGCCCCGGCAGATGTTGAGGCGCGAGCCCTTTTAGATGTTGTGAGGAGGGTGGTTGTATTCTCCACGTGTCCCCGAGCTGCTGTCCGGTTACGATATTTAGAGAGAGATTCTCTAATCCTGATAGAAGAATAACAGGTCTCTCAAAAATGAGTAAGAGCGTCCACCTCTGATCCAACGTCTCGTCTTGTTTTCCAGGGCACGGTCTTCAGTCTGGAATCTGAGGAAGAGGACGCCCCGGGGCTAATCGCCGAAGACAGCAACGACATCTACATCCTGACCAGCGACAACTCCGAGCAAGTAAGCCCGCCGGAGAGCCTCGCCGTCTCCACCTGGCACACAGAGAGCTTGCCAACCTCCTTGGGTCCCGAGTCCTGGCAACAGGTGACCATGGATCCCGAGGAGCTGAAAAGCCTGGACAGCAACGGAGGGGCCGAAGAACGGAGCGAGAACAACTCTTCTAATTCGGACATAGTCCACGTGGAGAAAGAGGAGATCGCCGCGGTGATCGAAGAGGCAGCGGTGGTGGAAGGTAGAGAAGAGGAAGAGGTCGAAGTTGAGGAAGAAGACAGGGAGGTTCTTGTAGCAACTTCAGCTTTGACCGAGGAGCCCTCAGCGCCGATGGAGCTGAGGAGGACCCCCTCTCCACCAGTAGATCAGCCGGAGCCACCAAAAGTAGACATATCAGTCAAAGGGGTCTCGGAAAAAGAATCCCTACCCGTTCCTCAGGAGGCCAAAGAAGAGAGTCACGTGTCGTCTTCGCTAGAAGCTGAGAAGCTGGAGCGCCCGATCTCTCCCGTAATCCCCCCTTCTCCCCAAGCAGAAGAGAAGCCGATCCTCATCCCAGAAGGCAAATCCATTCTGATGTTCGGAGGTGCGGCCGCTGTTGCCGTGTTGGCGATAGCCATAGGAATAGTTGTGGTGTTGAGAAAGAAGTAGACGTGGCTTCTCTGGGtagttcactttatttttttttttctcagttccCCCCAATATGTGATGAAGCCCCCTCTTTGTATGCTGGATGTCACTCATACCCCCCCAACCAGGTCTGCTTCGTAGGTGATATTTAAAGTTAACCACTT includes the following:
- the BCL2L13 gene encoding bcl-2-like protein 13 isoform X3, with protein sequence MASSAAVPTGFHYETQYVVLSYLGFPPVERTAGQPQAASAGAAHPPVPPAAKEELEKIKTAVEEELKRLEDEIAAAFPTTGFDMHTSPVFSPASPESSIEECLSQLSEKLSLEIRDPLDKATDALLNTSLSYEVFKKQTEDAAALTAGWNKVLVPLVLSQRLLLELTRRGKPCLETLVQLTVTYIEELCADFVIQQGGWGTVFSLESEEEDAPGLIAEDSNDIYILTSDNSEQVSPPESLAVSTWHTESLPTSLGPESWQQVTMDPEELKSLDSNGGAEERSENNSSNSDIVHVEKEEIAAVIEEAAVVEGREEEEVEVEEEDREVLVATSALTEEPSAPMELRRTPSPPVDQPEPPKVDISVKGVSEKESLPVPQEAKEESHVSSSLEAEKLERPISPVIPPSPQAEEKPILIPEGKSILMFGGAAAVAVLAIAIGIVVVLRKK
- the BCL2L13 gene encoding bcl-2-like protein 13 isoform X2; the encoded protein is MASSAAVPTGFHYETQYVVLSYLGFPPVERTAGQPQAASAGAAHPPVPPAAKEELEKIKTAVEEELKRLEDEIAAAFPTTGFDMHTSPVFSPASPESSIEECLSQLSEKLSLEIRDPLDKATDALLNTSLSYEVFKKQTEDAAALTAGWNKVLVPLVLSQRLLLELTRRGKPCLETLVQLTVTYIEELCADFVIQQGGWGTVFSLESEEEDAPGLIAEDSNDIYILTSDNSEQVSPPESLAVSTWHTESLPTSLGPESWQQVTMDPEELKSLDSNGGAEERSENNSSNSDIVHVEKEEIAAVIEEAAVVEGREEEEVEVEEEDREVLVATSALTEEPSAPMELRRTPSPPVDQPEPPKVDISVKGVSEKESLPVPQEAKEESHVSSSLEAEKLERPISPVIPPSPQAEEKPILIPEGKSILMFGGAAAVAVLAIAIGIVVVLRKKLSLGFCKTVG
- the BCL2L13 gene encoding bcl-2-like protein 13 isoform X1, producing the protein MASSAAVPTGFHYETQYVVLSYLGFPPVERTAGQPQAASAGAAHPPVPPAAKEELEKIKTAVEEELKRLEDEIAAAFPTTGFDMHTSPVFSPASPESSIEECLSQLSEKLSLEIRDPLDKATDALLNTSLSYEVFKKQTEDAAALTAGWNKVLVPLVLSQRLLLELTRRGKPCLETLVQLTVTYIEELCADFVIQQGGWGTVFSLESEEEDAPGLIAEDSNDIYILTSDNSEQVSPPESLAVSTWHTESLPTSLGPESWQQVTMDPEELKSLDSNGGAEERSENNSSNSDIVHVEKEEIAAVIEEAAVVEGREEEEVEVEEEDREVLVATSALTEEPSAPMELRRTPSPPVDQPEPPKVDISVKGVSEKESLPVPQEAKEESHVSSSLEAEKLERPISPVIPPSPQAEEKPILIPEGKSILMFGGAAAVAVLAIAIGIVVVLRKKYVTYREPKRLPIRRPSCRF